Proteins encoded within one genomic window of Lampris incognitus isolate fLamInc1 chromosome 1, fLamInc1.hap2, whole genome shotgun sequence:
- the enkd1 gene encoding enkurin domain-containing protein 1 translates to MCEGPSSISGPIPPDPSLLPEYYKRPASACGRLEGNRNESLALLSCSLAPDPVLYPGSNSSRVPPHPPRISPNAAHILERGQRGVVGTLLKLEGVSFTPNSPKQKQLIRDYGKENVRRLREIQRRCKEQEAERELSRPVPVKALWSSPKYQDVPSRVMAQPQKTSLPMKPQCQNFLRAHSKCGSAGPPRPQGSASPSALQHPTSCNSTGDQNTVQLQIQGKTIDFINYNARAAGKTALRRCKSLTNLRDKPVPSAVKGQVPQYLEERKEQWRREAEERRRNIPDPTVPAGHTLMPESERQTTLQSLQKSHQSLVGELLSLPVRTDTLSIRSRRADLDRKLSEMEEAIKIFSRDKVYVKIDS, encoded by the exons ATGTGTGAGGGCCCTTCTTCGATATCTGGGCCAATCCCCCCGGACCCTTCCCTGCTCCCGGAGTACTACAAACGTCCTGCCTCTG ccTGTGGTCGTTTAGAGGGAAATCGCAATGAGAGTTTGGCCCTGCTCTCATGCTCTCTTGCCCCAGACCCAGTGTTGTACCCTGGCAGCAACAGCTCTCGTgtccctccccatccaccccgcATCAGTCCTAATGCTGCCCACATCCTGGAACGTGGACAGAGGGGGGTTGTGGGGACGCTGCTCAAACTGGAAGGGGTGTCCTTCACCCCTAATTCCCCCAAACAAA AACAGCTGATACGGGACTATGGTAAAGAAAATGTACGTCGGCTCAGGGAGATCCAGAGGCGCTGCAAAGAGCAGGAGGCTGAGCGAGAACTCTCCCGCCCTGTCCCAGTCAAAGCTCTCTGGAGCTCCCCCAAATACCAGGATGTCCCATCAAGGGTTATGGCCCAGCCACAG AAAACAAGCCTGCCTATGAAGCCACAATGCCAAAACTTTCTAAGGGCTCACTCGAAGTGTGGGTCTGCTGGCCCACCTAGGCCACAAGGCAGTGCCTCTCCCTCTGCTTTGCAGCACCCTACCTCCTGCAATTCTACAGGGGACCAGAACACAGTACAG TTACAGATCCAAGGTAAAACTATAGATTTCATAAACTACAACGCCAGAGCAGCAGGAAAGACTGCACTGCGTCGATGCAAATCACTGACGAACCTCAGAGATAAGCCTGTGCCCAGTGCAGTTAAAGGACAGGTGCCACAGTA tctTGAGGAGAGGAAAGAACAATGGCGAAGAGAGgcggaagagaggagaaggaataTCCCCGATCCAACTGTCCCTGCTGGTCACACACTGAtgccagagagtgagagacagactacACTGCAGTCCCTTCAAAAGA GCCACCAGTCCCTGGTGGGTGAGCTGCTCAGTCTCCCAGTCAGGACAGATACTCTAAGCATTCGCTCCCGTCGTGCTGATCTAGATCGCAAGCTTTCTGAAATGGAGGAAGCCATCAAGATCTTTTCGCGGGACAAAGTATATGTCAAAATAGATTCATAA
- the vdac3 gene encoding voltage-dependent anion-selective channel protein 3 isoform X2: MAVPPAYSDLGKSAKDIFNKGYGFGVVKLDLKTKSQSGVEFSTSGSNNTDTGKSGGHLETKYKVKELGLSFNQKWNTDNTLTTEITMEDQLAKGLKLALDTSFVPNTGKKSAKLKTGYKRDFVNVGCDLDFDMAGPTVHAAAVLGYEGWLAGYQMAFDTAKSKLTQNNFAMGYKAGDFQLHTNVNDGTEFGGSIYQKVNGNLETAVNLAWTAGSNNTRFGIGAKYQLDKDTTLSTKVNNACLVGVGYTQTLRPGVKVTLSALIDGKNFNAGGHKVGMGFELEA, translated from the exons ATGGCTGTCCCTCCTGCATACTCAGACCTGGGGAAATCCGCCAAAGACATCTTCAACAAGGGCTATG GCTTTGGAGTTGTGAAGCTGGACCTGAAGACCAAGTCCCAGAGTGGCGTT gagttttccacctctggctccaacaacacagacacagggaagTCCGGCGGCCACCTGGAGACCAAGTACAAAGTGAAGGAGCTGGGCCTTAGCTTCAACCAGAAGTGGAACACAGACAACACGCTGACCACAGAAATCACAATGGAGGACCAG CTGGCTAAGGGCTTGAAGCTTGCTCTGGACACATCATTTGTGCCCAACACTGG CAAGAAGAGCGCCAAGCTGAAGACTGGCTACAAGCGCGACTTCGTCAACGTGGGCTGCGACCTGGACTTCGACATGGCAGGCCCTACGGTGCATGCGGCTGCTGTGCTTGGGTACgagggctggctggctggctaccaGATGGCTTTTGACACTGCCAAGTCCAAACTGACCCAGAACAACTTTGCGATGGGCTACAAGGCCGGGGACTTCCAGCTCCACACCAATGT TAATGACGGCACAGAGTTTGGTGGTTccatttaccaaaaggtgaacgGCAATTTGGAGACAGCAGTCAATCTGGCATGGACGGCTGGTAGCAACAACACACGCTTTGGAATTGGAGCTAAATACCAGCTGGATAAGGATACCACCCTGTCT ACCAAAGTCAACAATGCTTGTCTGGTTGGGGTTGGATACACACAAACCCTGAGGCCAG GAGTGAAGGTCACGCTATCGGCTCTGATTGACGGGAAGAATTTCAACGCCGGAGGACACAAGGTCGGCATGGGTTTCGAGCTGGAGGCGTAG
- the vdac3 gene encoding voltage-dependent anion-selective channel protein 3 isoform X1 has protein sequence MAETGLQSVVQQENRTEKSKHAENKDHCVTCGPHTHKGHGTMAVPPAYSDLGKSAKDIFNKGYGFGVVKLDLKTKSQSGVEFSTSGSNNTDTGKSGGHLETKYKVKELGLSFNQKWNTDNTLTTEITMEDQLAKGLKLALDTSFVPNTGKKSAKLKTGYKRDFVNVGCDLDFDMAGPTVHAAAVLGYEGWLAGYQMAFDTAKSKLTQNNFAMGYKAGDFQLHTNVNDGTEFGGSIYQKVNGNLETAVNLAWTAGSNNTRFGIGAKYQLDKDTTLSTKVNNACLVGVGYTQTLRPGVKVTLSALIDGKNFNAGGHKVGMGFELEA, from the exons ATGGCAGAGACAGGCCTGCAGAGTGTGGTGCAGCAGGAAAACAGAACAGAAAAGAGCaaacatgcagagaacaaagaCCACTGTGTGACATGTGGGCCCCACACACACAAGGGACACG GCACAATGGCTGTCCCTCCTGCATACTCAGACCTGGGGAAATCCGCCAAAGACATCTTCAACAAGGGCTATG GCTTTGGAGTTGTGAAGCTGGACCTGAAGACCAAGTCCCAGAGTGGCGTT gagttttccacctctggctccaacaacacagacacagggaagTCCGGCGGCCACCTGGAGACCAAGTACAAAGTGAAGGAGCTGGGCCTTAGCTTCAACCAGAAGTGGAACACAGACAACACGCTGACCACAGAAATCACAATGGAGGACCAG CTGGCTAAGGGCTTGAAGCTTGCTCTGGACACATCATTTGTGCCCAACACTGG CAAGAAGAGCGCCAAGCTGAAGACTGGCTACAAGCGCGACTTCGTCAACGTGGGCTGCGACCTGGACTTCGACATGGCAGGCCCTACGGTGCATGCGGCTGCTGTGCTTGGGTACgagggctggctggctggctaccaGATGGCTTTTGACACTGCCAAGTCCAAACTGACCCAGAACAACTTTGCGATGGGCTACAAGGCCGGGGACTTCCAGCTCCACACCAATGT TAATGACGGCACAGAGTTTGGTGGTTccatttaccaaaaggtgaacgGCAATTTGGAGACAGCAGTCAATCTGGCATGGACGGCTGGTAGCAACAACACACGCTTTGGAATTGGAGCTAAATACCAGCTGGATAAGGATACCACCCTGTCT ACCAAAGTCAACAATGCTTGTCTGGTTGGGGTTGGATACACACAAACCCTGAGGCCAG GAGTGAAGGTCACGCTATCGGCTCTGATTGACGGGAAGAATTTCAACGCCGGAGGACACAAGGTCGGCATGGGTTTCGAGCTGGAGGCGTAG